In Methanosarcina siciliae T4/M, one genomic interval encodes:
- the pheT gene encoding phenylalanine--tRNA ligase subunit beta, with the protein MPVITLHYEDLEKLTGTDKETIIKRVPMIGADIERVEDEYVDIEFFPDRPDLYSVEGAARAMRGFLDLETGLPEYAIKPYEVSISVSEDILKIRPFLGCAVVRGVKFTSSSIKSLMDLQEDLHWGLGRNRKKVSIGVHNLENVKPPFRYMAVDPGFEFVPLDYTEKMSMTEILEKHPKGTRFAHLVRDFEKYPIILDANDNVLSFPPIINGTLTTVTEQTTDLFIDVTGLGEAVYTALNIVVTALAERGGQIEFVRVIRPGGEELVLPDLEPEERLLTKGEVKALMGMELPVEEIVKQLERMRFGASALDEETVEVKVPTYRADILHNYDLVEDIAKGYGYENIKVTVPETYTPGKSHPISLMRASVNEIMVGLGYYEVMPFTLTSEKINFENMCRPETEDVTYVLHPISEDQTMIRTTVLPNLLEILALNQHRELPQKIFEFGEVVSNETTGQHVAAVSIHPQANFTEVYEVVDALLREMMLPYEVKESEDPAFLEGRRADVYVNGKKLGVFGELHPEVISNFALGYAVVGFELDLNDLIDKNT; encoded by the coding sequence ATGCCAGTAATCACCTTGCATTATGAAGACCTTGAGAAACTCACGGGAACAGATAAGGAAACCATCATAAAAAGGGTGCCCATGATCGGGGCCGATATCGAAAGAGTTGAAGATGAGTATGTCGATATCGAGTTCTTCCCTGACAGGCCTGACCTTTACAGTGTGGAAGGGGCAGCCAGGGCAATGAGGGGTTTTCTGGACCTTGAGACAGGGCTTCCCGAATATGCGATAAAGCCTTATGAGGTATCCATATCTGTCAGTGAGGATATCCTGAAGATCAGGCCCTTCCTCGGGTGTGCGGTTGTAAGGGGAGTAAAGTTTACGTCCTCTTCTATTAAGTCTCTCATGGACCTGCAGGAAGACCTGCACTGGGGCCTTGGGAGAAACAGGAAAAAAGTTTCTATCGGGGTTCATAACCTTGAAAACGTGAAACCGCCCTTCAGGTACATGGCAGTTGACCCCGGCTTTGAGTTCGTGCCCCTTGACTACACCGAAAAAATGAGCATGACGGAAATCCTGGAAAAGCATCCCAAAGGCACAAGGTTTGCCCATCTCGTCAGGGATTTTGAAAAATACCCGATAATCCTGGACGCAAATGACAACGTGCTGTCCTTCCCGCCCATTATCAACGGGACACTCACAACTGTTACCGAACAGACAACTGACCTCTTTATCGATGTAACCGGCCTTGGGGAAGCTGTGTATACGGCCTTAAACATCGTGGTCACAGCCCTTGCCGAAAGAGGAGGGCAGATCGAGTTTGTAAGGGTGATCCGTCCGGGAGGCGAAGAACTTGTCCTGCCTGACCTTGAGCCCGAAGAAAGGCTGCTTACAAAAGGCGAGGTGAAGGCTCTGATGGGCATGGAACTCCCGGTTGAAGAAATCGTAAAACAGCTTGAAAGGATGCGCTTTGGAGCATCTGCCCTTGATGAGGAAACCGTTGAGGTAAAGGTTCCTACCTACAGGGCGGATATCCTGCATAACTATGACCTTGTAGAGGACATTGCAAAAGGTTATGGCTATGAGAACATCAAGGTCACGGTTCCTGAAACTTATACCCCGGGCAAATCCCACCCGATTTCTCTCATGCGGGCTTCGGTAAACGAAATTATGGTCGGGCTCGGCTACTATGAGGTTATGCCTTTCACGCTTACCAGCGAAAAGATCAACTTTGAAAACATGTGCAGGCCAGAGACTGAAGATGTTACCTACGTGCTTCACCCGATCAGCGAAGACCAGACAATGATCAGGACAACCGTGCTCCCGAACTTGCTTGAAATTCTTGCCTTAAACCAGCACAGGGAACTTCCGCAGAAGATCTTCGAGTTCGGAGAAGTCGTAAGCAACGAGACAACCGGTCAGCATGTAGCTGCAGTCTCAATCCACCCGCAGGCAAACTTCACCGAGGTATATGAGGTCGTGGACGCCCTTCTGAGGGAGATGATGCTTCCCTATGAGGTAAAAGAGTCCGAAGACCCGGCTTTCCTTGAAGGCAGGCGGGCAGATGTTTATGTCAACGGCAAAAAGCTCGGAGTCTTTGGGGAACTCCACCCCGAGGTAATAAGCAACTTCGCACTCGGATATGCCGTTGTAGGGTTTGAGCTTGACTTAAACGACCTTATAGACAAAAATACTTAA
- a CDS encoding restriction endonuclease, which yields MKFWLLKAAGTLEDEEIILENSVITIGGAEFPDLSGIEDKEQVKKLILEKYPGMRGELSETWAGEIYSFVTKIKKGDLVAVPFKTRNEVLVGKVTGNYEYRQLSDFISHVRLVRWLKTVPKGYFEEEYDIDLNSPEAISLISTEPEKLSVLVETKSLESLARELSSTLGDLDLMKEKMLELVDRLAETEEIPEVRKIAAEMEKILKEK from the coding sequence ATGAAATTCTGGTTGCTCAAAGCCGCAGGCACTCTGGAAGATGAAGAGATAATCCTTGAGAACAGCGTGATTACCATCGGAGGGGCGGAGTTTCCGGATTTGTCCGGTATTGAAGACAAAGAGCAGGTAAAAAAACTCATACTTGAGAAATACCCCGGCATGAGAGGAGAGCTTTCCGAAACCTGGGCCGGAGAGATCTATTCCTTTGTCACGAAAATAAAGAAAGGAGACCTTGTGGCAGTCCCTTTCAAGACCAGAAATGAGGTGTTGGTCGGAAAGGTTACCGGAAACTACGAATACAGGCAGCTCAGCGATTTTATCAGCCATGTCCGGCTGGTCAGGTGGCTTAAAACCGTTCCAAAAGGGTACTTTGAAGAAGAATACGACATAGACCTCAACTCCCCCGAGGCTATCTCCTTAATAAGTACCGAACCTGAAAAGCTTTCGGTTCTTGTAGAAACAAAAAGCCTGGAATCACTCGCCAGAGAACTCTCCTCTACCCTTGGAGACCTGGACTTGATGAAGGAGAAAATGCTTGAACTTGTGGACAGGCTTGCTGAAACCGAAGAAATACCTGAAGTGCGAAAAATAGCGGCAGAAATGGAAAAGATACTGAAAGAAAAATGA
- a CDS encoding helix-turn-helix transcriptional regulator has product MKQSLVNLIFYSDRRKDLLLLLKEEPRDIDTIKNLLNVDARSIQPHIKKMKDARLIIEEKKVYMLSEIGEVIVENMEPFLNSIEVFEANGEYWKTRDLTQIPDYLLERIDELEHCELLEPDAEHMLETPKVFMDNIRSSKEIFTLVSYFHPEAPSLYASLAENGTKLTLCMTKNVIERLVTGFPEEAKRLFKSENSKIFICQKPSPIPIIVVTDKFLSLKMFENDGKLRDQLLISTEEKALRWGKELFWHCMRVAEPTEEKPDI; this is encoded by the coding sequence ATGAAACAGTCACTGGTTAATCTCATCTTCTATTCTGACAGGAGAAAAGATCTTTTACTTCTTCTGAAAGAAGAGCCGAGAGATATCGATACAATCAAGAACTTACTCAACGTAGATGCCAGATCTATCCAACCTCATATTAAAAAAATGAAAGATGCCCGCCTGATAATTGAAGAAAAGAAAGTTTACATGTTATCCGAAATCGGTGAAGTAATAGTTGAAAATATGGAGCCATTCCTGAATTCGATAGAAGTCTTTGAAGCTAATGGCGAATACTGGAAAACCCGGGATTTAACTCAGATTCCCGATTACCTTCTGGAGAGAATTGACGAACTCGAGCACTGTGAACTGCTTGAGCCTGACGCGGAACACATGCTTGAAACTCCGAAAGTTTTCATGGATAATATCCGGAGTTCAAAAGAGATCTTTACTCTTGTCTCTTATTTCCATCCGGAAGCACCTTCCCTCTACGCATCCCTTGCGGAAAACGGAACCAAACTCACGCTCTGCATGACGAAAAATGTCATAGAGCGTCTGGTTACCGGTTTTCCTGAAGAAGCAAAGAGGCTTTTCAAAAGCGAAAATTCAAAAATATTCATCTGCCAGAAACCCTCACCCATTCCAATAATCGTTGTAACGGACAAGTTCCTTTCTCTAAAAATGTTCGAAAATGACGGAAAGTTGAGAGACCAGCTACTCATATCCACCGAAGAAAAAGCTTTAAGATGGGGAAAGGAGCTTTTCTGGCACTGCATGCGGGTGGCTGAACCAACGGAAGAAAAGCCGGATATTTGA
- a CDS encoding formylglycine-generating enzyme family protein has translation MIWNSIGMEFVLLPAGEFDMGSPSREKRRKLWESPVHRVSIKKPFYLGRYPVTQEQWSKVTGSNPSYFRGEKHPVETVSWEEVQAFIRKLNAFETTGERKSVYRLPTEAEWEYAARAGTTGSYFFGNDETKLKEYAWFLENSGLETHPVGLKKPNPWGLYDIYGNVGEWVQDEYHISYKGAPPDGRAWENQFQGISTPVRIRRGGGWNGNAGCCRSAERLFAPQDQKFNSLGFRVVKEV, from the coding sequence ATGATCTGGAACTCAATCGGAATGGAGTTTGTTCTGCTTCCTGCAGGAGAATTTGATATGGGTTCTCCTTCCCGTGAGAAGCGCAGAAAGCTCTGGGAAAGCCCCGTACACAGGGTATCTATAAAAAAGCCTTTTTATCTTGGCAGGTATCCGGTTACACAGGAACAGTGGAGTAAAGTTACGGGAAGTAACCCCTCATATTTCCGGGGGGAAAAACATCCGGTTGAAACTGTTTCCTGGGAAGAGGTTCAGGCTTTTATCCGAAAACTTAATGCTTTTGAAACTACTGGCGAAAGGAAATCAGTTTACCGCCTCCCCACAGAAGCCGAGTGGGAATATGCAGCAAGAGCAGGAACCACAGGCAGCTACTTTTTCGGGAACGACGAAACGAAACTTAAAGAATATGCCTGGTTTCTTGAAAACTCAGGACTTGAAACTCATCCGGTCGGTTTGAAGAAGCCCAATCCCTGGGGGCTTTACGACATCTATGGAAATGTAGGTGAGTGGGTGCAGGACGAGTACCATATCAGCTACAAAGGAGCGCCTCCGGACGGCAGGGCATGGGAAAACCAATTCCAGGGAATATCCACTCCCGTTAGGATAAGAAGGGGAGGGGGCTGGAACGGAAATGCAGGCTGCTGCAGGTCTGCTGAAAGGCTTTTTGCGCCGCAGGATCAGAAATTCAACAGCCTGGGATTCAGGGTTGTTAAGGAGGTTTGA
- a CDS encoding glutamate decarboxylase, with protein sequence MNLESLDESKKYRVGAYSARYVRKTRDKGIPKYEFPEEGMSPRAAYQLVHDEQSLDGNPFLNLASFVNTWMEPEADKLVMENISKNIIDIFEYPQTSRVIHHNIVNMLGRLFNGHHTDFVGTSTAGSSEAIMLGLLAHKWNWKKSGGQGTDKPNIIFGNDAHVCWDKFARYFDVDARKVPIDKDKRTITAEAVAERIDENTICVGCVLGTTFTGEIDPVKDINDLLLEYKKEKGWDIPIHIDAASGGFILPFTEPDFEWDFRLERVKSVNVSGHKYGLTYPGLGWLIFRNKSDLPEDLIFHVNYLGEMEDSYTLNFSGGSAMVAAQYYNFLRFGRAGYTGIMKKILDVSQDLARKVDSLGRFEMLNKGERLPIIAFRQKEETGYSLLQLSHKLRERGWIVPAYCLPENAADIEIMRIVVRENFTPDMASIIVEDLEKACQFLENGTESGTEKPCPSEKEMAHIC encoded by the coding sequence ATGAATCTGGAAAGTTTGGATGAATCGAAGAAATATCGTGTTGGAGCATATAGTGCCAGATATGTCCGAAAAACAAGAGATAAAGGAATTCCCAAGTATGAATTTCCCGAGGAGGGTATGAGCCCGAGGGCAGCTTATCAACTGGTACATGATGAGCAGAGTCTCGACGGCAATCCTTTCCTGAATCTGGCAAGTTTTGTCAACACATGGATGGAACCGGAAGCAGATAAGCTTGTCATGGAAAACATCAGCAAAAATATCATAGATATTTTCGAATATCCCCAAACTTCCAGAGTTATTCACCATAATATTGTGAATATGCTTGGCCGCCTTTTTAATGGCCATCACACCGATTTTGTGGGCACGTCAACAGCTGGCTCTTCGGAAGCCATAATGCTGGGTTTGCTGGCTCATAAGTGGAACTGGAAAAAATCAGGGGGGCAAGGTACTGATAAGCCAAACATAATTTTCGGAAACGATGCTCACGTTTGCTGGGATAAGTTTGCCAGGTACTTTGATGTTGATGCCAGAAAAGTTCCTATAGACAAGGACAAGCGCACAATCACGGCTGAAGCTGTCGCAGAGAGGATTGACGAGAACACGATCTGTGTCGGTTGCGTTCTGGGGACGACCTTTACAGGAGAAATAGATCCTGTAAAAGACATTAACGATTTACTTCTGGAATATAAGAAAGAAAAAGGCTGGGACATACCCATCCATATCGATGCTGCAAGTGGCGGCTTCATATTGCCCTTTACCGAACCGGATTTTGAGTGGGATTTCAGGCTGGAAAGAGTAAAATCCGTAAATGTTTCAGGGCATAAGTACGGATTGACTTATCCGGGCCTTGGCTGGCTGATCTTCCGTAATAAAAGTGACCTCCCCGAAGACCTGATTTTCCATGTAAACTACCTTGGGGAAATGGAAGATTCGTACACCCTGAACTTTTCAGGAGGCAGTGCAATGGTTGCGGCCCAATATTACAATTTTTTAAGGTTCGGAAGAGCTGGTTATACCGGAATAATGAAAAAAATCCTTGACGTTTCCCAGGATCTCGCCAGGAAAGTTGACAGTCTGGGCCGTTTCGAAATGCTGAACAAAGGAGAAAGGCTCCCTATAATTGCTTTTAGACAAAAAGAGGAAACTGGTTATTCCCTGCTTCAGCTCTCGCACAAATTGAGGGAAAGAGGATGGATAGTCCCTGCCTACTGTCTCCCGGAAAATGCGGCGGATATCGAGATAATGCGCATCGTCGTACGAGAAAACTTCACTCCGGACATGGCATCAATTATAGTCGAAGACCTTGAAAAAGCCTGCCAATTCCTTGAAAACGGAACTGAATCCGGGACAGAAAAACCATGTCCATCAGAAAAGGAGATGGCCCATATTTGCTAA
- a CDS encoding transposase → MLNLIEYMESQIKEVETRILAAWETLKDKHYLQTIPRISDLMAAMIWAELGDVENFQHPDQIVAFAGYDPKVKKSGNKEVISGPNKRGSRLLRWVLGRAVVQAKMHNPVIKQYFMKKISEGKHYNTALCAAAKKMIRIIWSVEKNKKPFQVPT, encoded by the coding sequence TTGCTTAACCTGATTGAATACATGGAAAGCCAGATAAAAGAAGTGGAAACCAGGATTTTGGCTGCTTGGGAAACGTTGAAGGATAAGCATTACCTTCAGACAATTCCTAGAATTAGTGATTTAATGGCGGCTATGATCTGGGCGGAACTTGGAGACGTGGAGAACTTTCAACATCCAGACCAGATAGTCGCTTTTGCAGGATATGATCCAAAAGTAAAAAAGTCTGGGAACAAGGAAGTTATTTCAGGACCTAACAAAAGAGGATCAAGATTGTTAAGATGGGTTTTGGGGAGAGCTGTTGTGCAAGCAAAGATGCATAATCCGGTGATAAAGCAGTATTTCATGAAGAAAATAAGTGAGGGGAAACACTACAATACTGCACTTTGTGCGGCAGCTAAAAAGATGATAAGGATTATTTGGTCGGTAGAAAAGAATAAAAAACCTTTCCAAGTCCCGACATAA
- a CDS encoding IS110 family transposase, whose product MYLNIGIDIAKDAHEACILDDEGKQIGRYIQIKNLKSSIEKFIERVESVSNRLNSIPRIGMEATGIYWYAIYSELSKHYEIHAYNPSQVKGFAAVNIRGSKTDKIDAKTIAAILQFGEAPKTCYGDKKRMELKEYCGFHFKLKSNVANLKKRLIRNVHLIFPRYDQMFSSIFTKTSIAILNEVPRPSDMLGNGRGKAL is encoded by the coding sequence ATGTATTTGAACATCGGTATTGATATCGCTAAGGATGCTCATGAAGCCTGTATTTTGGACGATGAGGGTAAACAGATTGGAAGGTATATCCAAATCAAGAATTTAAAAAGCAGTATCGAGAAATTCATAGAACGTGTGGAATCAGTATCTAATAGATTAAATTCAATTCCTCGGATTGGAATGGAAGCTACGGGAATATACTGGTATGCCATATATTCGGAACTTTCAAAACACTATGAAATTCATGCCTACAATCCTTCTCAGGTAAAGGGGTTTGCAGCGGTCAACATTAGGGGATCAAAAACCGATAAAATCGATGCAAAAACAATTGCTGCGATACTTCAATTTGGGGAGGCGCCAAAAACCTGTTATGGCGATAAAAAAAGAATGGAATTGAAAGAATACTGTGGATTCCATTTCAAGTTGAAATCAAATGTGGCTAATCTAAAGAAGCGGTTAATACGTAACGTACATCTTATCTTTCCCCGATATGACCAGATGTTTTCCAGCATATTCACTAAAACATCTATAGCCATTCTAAATGAAGTACCAAGACCCTCAGATATGCTTGGGAATGGGAGAGGAAAAGCTCTATGA
- a CDS encoding DUF2284 domain-containing protein: MPFQDVTSEELEFLVKKALELEAVDAKIIPTYQVFVEKRVVLKCRGCIGYGKKLTCPPHVPTVDEFREILKEYRYALLVKFRSPAVADEEIAKAPYKTWLDPEAPAETKEKAGKFWDDYFDYSKKMLLSMLELEKAAFNEGFTFAVAFVNGSCRLCEKCNVEKGLCVHSNMARIPEHAVGINMKKTAEEAEMPLAFPIKGQPEPMSILLID, translated from the coding sequence ATGCCGTTTCAAGATGTAACCTCCGAAGAACTTGAGTTCCTTGTGAAAAAAGCCCTTGAGCTGGAAGCTGTTGACGCAAAGATAATTCCCACCTATCAGGTCTTTGTGGAAAAAAGGGTTGTCTTAAAGTGCAGAGGCTGTATAGGGTACGGGAAAAAACTGACATGTCCGCCGCATGTCCCTACGGTTGACGAGTTTCGGGAAATACTTAAAGAGTACAGGTATGCCCTGCTTGTCAAGTTCCGTTCGCCTGCGGTTGCTGATGAGGAGATTGCAAAAGCCCCTTACAAGACCTGGCTTGACCCGGAAGCCCCTGCAGAAACAAAGGAAAAAGCAGGAAAGTTCTGGGACGACTATTTCGACTACAGCAAAAAAATGCTGCTCTCAATGCTCGAGCTTGAAAAGGCGGCTTTTAACGAAGGTTTTACCTTTGCAGTTGCATTTGTCAACGGTTCTTGCAGGCTCTGTGAAAAGTGCAATGTGGAAAAAGGGCTTTGCGTTCATTCAAACATGGCGAGGATTCCGGAACATGCTGTCGGGATCAATATGAAAAAGACGGCAGAAGAAGCTGAAATGCCTCTGGCATTCCCTATCAAGGGACAGCCTGAACCCATGTCCATCCTTTTGATCGACTGA